The Solibacillus sp. FSL R7-0682 genome includes a window with the following:
- the truB gene encoding tRNA pseudouridine(55) synthase TruB, translating into MNGILPLWKERGMTSHDCVFKLRKILRTKKVGHTGTLDPGVEGVLPICIGQATRIAEYLTDAGKTYEAVISISRTTTTEDAEGETVEKNDAFKSFTRAQILKALSSLTGTIEQTPPMFSAVKVNGKKLYEYARAGQTVERPTRKITIYELQLLDEAEMFEGEEVTFSIRIKCSKGTYIRTLAVQIGEALGYPAHMHELVRTASGTFTKDNCFTLTDIAELMEAGKQEQFLLPVEYALSDYPYVEVTPDIEKQIFNGQVLPMHALLKEHDKIVYGVDGRAFAVYIAHPTKEGQMKPDKMFPELD; encoded by the coding sequence ATGAATGGCATTCTTCCATTATGGAAAGAGCGTGGCATGACAAGTCATGACTGCGTATTTAAATTGCGTAAAATTTTAAGGACAAAAAAGGTTGGGCATACAGGTACTCTGGATCCTGGTGTAGAAGGTGTATTGCCAATTTGTATTGGTCAGGCAACACGTATTGCAGAATATTTGACTGACGCGGGTAAGACCTATGAAGCGGTAATATCAATTAGTCGTACAACAACAACAGAAGATGCAGAAGGGGAAACGGTAGAGAAAAATGATGCGTTTAAATCATTTACGCGTGCTCAAATTTTAAAGGCGTTATCATCGCTTACAGGTACTATCGAGCAAACACCACCAATGTTTTCAGCTGTTAAAGTGAATGGGAAAAAGCTATATGAGTACGCACGAGCAGGACAAACGGTCGAACGTCCAACCCGCAAAATTACGATTTATGAGCTACAGTTATTAGATGAGGCTGAAATGTTCGAAGGTGAAGAAGTAACGTTCTCTATTCGTATCAAATGTTCAAAAGGGACATACATCCGAACGCTTGCTGTTCAAATTGGGGAAGCGCTTGGCTATCCTGCTCATATGCACGAGCTTGTTCGCACAGCGTCTGGTACGTTCACAAAGGACAATTGTTTTACATTAACGGATATAGCTGAACTAATGGAGGCAGGGAAGCAAGAACAGTTTTTATTACCTGTTGAATATGCCCTTTCCGACTACCCTTATGTAGAAGTTACACCAGACATCGAAAAACAAATTTTCAATGGACAAGTTTTACCGATGCATGCATTATTAAAAGAGCATGATAAAATCGTATATGGTGTAGACGGAAGAGCATTTGCGGTTTACATCGCACATCCGACAAAAGAAGGACAAATGAAGCCGGATAAAATGTTTCCCGAACTAGATTAG
- the rbfA gene encoding 30S ribosome-binding factor RbfA, whose amino-acid sequence MSLRSNRVGEQMKKEITEIISRKIKDPRVGFVTVTDVAVTGDLQQATVYITSLGNERERNESLKALEKASGFIRSEIGSRIRLRRTPELIFEFDTAIEYGNKIDALLRGLHEDK is encoded by the coding sequence ATGTCTCTACGTTCTAATCGTGTTGGCGAGCAAATGAAAAAAGAGATTACTGAAATTATCAGCCGCAAAATTAAAGACCCACGTGTAGGTTTTGTAACTGTGACTGATGTAGCAGTTACAGGGGATTTACAACAAGCGACTGTATATATTACATCTTTAGGCAACGAACGTGAGCGTAATGAATCATTAAAAGCATTAGAAAAAGCTTCAGGCTTCATTCGCTCAGAAATCGGTTCACGCATTCGTTTACGTCGAACACCAGAATTAATTTTCGAGTTTGATACAGCAATCGAATACGGAAATAAAATTGATGCATTACTTCGTGGTCTTCACGAAGACAAATAA
- a CDS encoding DUF503 domain-containing protein, with amino-acid sequence MIVYAEIEFIIQAAHSLKEKRAVLQRMVTRTKQKFNVSVAEIDHQNVWQRTRLALVAVASSKEAAERELMHAVHFLQSNPQWEQLDFYREYL; translated from the coding sequence ATGATTGTTTACGCAGAAATTGAATTCATTATTCAAGCTGCCCACTCATTAAAGGAAAAGCGCGCTGTTTTGCAACGAATGGTGACACGCACAAAGCAAAAATTTAACGTTTCTGTTGCGGAAATAGACCATCAAAATGTATGGCAACGTACACGCCTTGCGCTCGTTGCTGTTGCCTCTTCAAAGGAGGCAGCTGAACGTGAGCTTATGCATGCTGTCCATTTTTTACAGTCCAATCCACAATGGGAACAGTTAGATTTTTATCGAGAATATTTATAA
- the infB gene encoding translation initiation factor IF-2 yields the protein MSKVRVHEYAKKVNKTSKEVIEQLASLNLPVKNHMAVIDEETRSKLDSVFKQAAEPAKKSPEKSPAKAANDTPKVSQGQKNAQNDQKQGRQQSASINQQPRKTNNANRQTQSQQGEKQKNEKGNQNRHMTQNNNNNRKGGNNSNNNKGGFQQRRKPGINGGKRRTHRPAPQPMVQKELPEKITFYESLTVAELAKKLHREPSEIIKKLFMLGVMATINQELDKDAIELICADYGVEVEEEIRIDKTDLDTYFDETIVEVDEDALEERPAVVTIMGHVDHGKTTLLDSIRNTKVTAGEAGGITQHIGAYQVSEGDKKITFLDTPGHAAFTTMRARGASVTDIAIIVVAADDGVMPQTVEAINHAKAAEVPIIVAVNKMDKPSANPDRVQQELTEHGLVPEAWGGETIFVPISALKGEGINELLEMILLTAEVGELKANPTRSAIGSVIEAQLDRGRGAIATLLVQDGTLRVGDPIVVGHAYGRVRAMVNDLGRRVKEAGPSTPVEITGLNEVPQAGDRFVVFADEKTARQVGESRSMTAIQAQRSEKQRVTLDNLFEQMSQGDVKELNLIVKADVQGTVEAMASSLMKIDVEGVNVKIIHTGAGAITESDISLAAASNAIVIGFNVRPDVNAKRAADEEGVDIRLHRIIYKVIEEIESAMKGMLDPEYEEKIVGQAEVRQTIKVSKVGTIAGSYVIEGKIVRDAGVRIIRENVVIFEGELDSLKRFKDDAKEVAKGYECGITIKNYNDIKEGDIIEAFVMEEIVRK from the coding sequence ATGAGCAAAGTAAGAGTTCATGAATATGCGAAAAAGGTAAATAAAACAAGTAAAGAAGTTATTGAGCAGTTAGCATCATTAAATCTGCCTGTGAAAAATCATATGGCGGTAATAGATGAAGAGACGCGTTCAAAACTTGATTCTGTCTTTAAGCAAGCAGCAGAACCAGCAAAGAAATCACCTGAAAAATCACCTGCCAAGGCTGCAAATGATACACCAAAAGTGTCACAGGGGCAGAAAAATGCGCAGAATGATCAAAAGCAGGGACGTCAACAATCTGCTTCAATTAATCAGCAACCGAGAAAAACGAATAATGCCAATAGGCAAACACAATCGCAACAGGGCGAAAAACAAAAGAATGAAAAAGGTAACCAAAATCGACATATGACTCAAAATAATAACAATAACCGCAAAGGCGGCAATAACTCAAATAACAACAAGGGCGGATTCCAACAACGTAGAAAGCCAGGAATTAATGGCGGTAAACGTCGTACGCACCGTCCAGCTCCACAGCCAATGGTCCAAAAAGAATTACCGGAAAAAATTACGTTCTATGAAAGCTTAACAGTAGCTGAGCTTGCGAAGAAATTACACCGCGAGCCATCTGAAATTATTAAAAAATTATTTATGCTTGGTGTTATGGCAACAATTAACCAAGAGTTAGATAAAGATGCAATTGAATTAATCTGTGCTGACTATGGTGTAGAAGTAGAAGAAGAAATCCGTATCGACAAAACAGATTTAGATACGTACTTCGATGAAACAATTGTAGAAGTAGATGAAGATGCTTTAGAAGAGCGTCCAGCAGTTGTAACAATTATGGGGCACGTTGACCATGGTAAAACAACTTTACTAGACTCTATTCGTAATACGAAAGTAACTGCTGGTGAAGCAGGTGGTATCACACAACATATTGGTGCTTACCAAGTATCTGAAGGCGACAAAAAAATTACATTCTTAGATACACCAGGACACGCAGCCTTCACAACAATGCGTGCGCGCGGTGCATCTGTAACAGATATTGCGATTATCGTAGTAGCTGCTGATGACGGTGTAATGCCTCAAACAGTAGAAGCGATTAACCACGCAAAAGCTGCAGAAGTACCAATTATCGTTGCTGTTAACAAAATGGATAAACCATCTGCAAACCCAGACCGCGTTCAGCAAGAATTAACAGAGCACGGATTAGTACCTGAAGCTTGGGGCGGGGAAACAATTTTCGTACCAATCTCAGCTTTAAAAGGTGAAGGTATAAATGAATTACTAGAAATGATTTTATTAACAGCAGAAGTTGGCGAATTAAAAGCGAACCCAACTCGTTCAGCAATCGGGTCTGTAATCGAAGCACAACTAGACCGTGGTCGTGGTGCAATTGCTACATTATTAGTTCAAGATGGTACATTACGTGTTGGTGATCCAATCGTAGTTGGTCATGCTTATGGTCGCGTACGTGCAATGGTAAATGACCTTGGTCGTCGTGTTAAAGAAGCAGGTCCATCAACTCCAGTTGAAATTACTGGATTAAACGAAGTGCCACAAGCGGGCGACCGTTTCGTAGTATTCGCAGATGAGAAAACAGCTCGTCAAGTTGGTGAGTCTCGTTCAATGACTGCTATTCAAGCTCAACGTTCTGAAAAGCAACGTGTAACACTTGATAACTTATTTGAACAAATGAGTCAGGGTGACGTAAAAGAATTAAACTTAATCGTGAAAGCTGACGTACAAGGTACTGTGGAAGCAATGGCTTCGTCATTAATGAAAATTGATGTAGAAGGTGTAAACGTTAAAATTATCCACACTGGTGCTGGTGCAATCACTGAATCAGATATTTCACTTGCGGCTGCGTCTAACGCAATCGTAATTGGTTTCAACGTACGCCCAGATGTAAATGCGAAGCGTGCAGCTGATGAAGAAGGCGTAGATATTCGTTTACACCGTATCATCTACAAAGTTATTGAAGAAATCGAATCAGCGATGAAAGGTATGTTAGACCCAGAATACGAAGAAAAAATCGTTGGTCAAGCAGAAGTTCGTCAAACAATTAAAGTATCTAAAGTGGGTACAATCGCAGGTTCTTACGTTATTGAAGGTAAAATCGTTCGTGACGCAGGTGTTCGTATTATCCGCGAAAACGTTGTTATTTTCGAAGGTGAGTTAGACTCATTAAAACGTTTCAAAGATGACGCAAAAGAAGTAGCAAAAGGTTATGAGTGTGGTATTACAATTAAAAACTACAACGACATTAAAGAAGGCGACATTATCGAAGCCTTCGTAATGGAAGAGATTGTACGTAAATAA
- a CDS encoding YlxQ family RNA-binding protein has product MTNPALLQLLGLAARARKVISGEELVIKEIRSGKAKLILLASDASNNTSKKIQDKCTYYNVEYYVFGDRYDLGHATGKEARVAIAITDSGFAKKMSSLLNEN; this is encoded by the coding sequence ATGACCAATCCTGCATTGCTACAGCTATTAGGCTTAGCGGCACGTGCACGAAAAGTAATCTCTGGAGAAGAGCTAGTTATCAAGGAAATCCGTAGTGGAAAAGCAAAGCTTATTTTACTTGCATCGGATGCTTCAAATAATACTAGTAAAAAGATTCAAGATAAATGTACGTATTACAACGTTGAGTATTATGTTTTCGGAGATCGATATGATCTAGGACATGCTACCGGGAAGGAAGCCCGTGTAGCGATTGCTATTACTGATAGCGGATTTGCTAAAAAAATGTCTAGTCTACTCAACGAAAATTAG
- the rnpM gene encoding RNase P modulator RnpM, with protein sequence MVVSKKVPLRKCVATGEMLPKKSMIRVVRSKEGEVSVDVTGKKSGRGAYVSKSEEAVEIARKKNILDRQLDAKVPDEVYEELLTLIRRESIL encoded by the coding sequence GTGGTTGTTAGTAAAAAAGTTCCTTTACGAAAATGTGTTGCAACAGGTGAGATGTTACCGAAAAAGTCAATGATTCGCGTTGTCCGTTCAAAGGAAGGCGAGGTTAGTGTTGACGTTACAGGTAAAAAATCTGGTCGTGGAGCATATGTTTCAAAATCAGAAGAAGCTGTTGAAATCGCACGTAAAAAGAATATTTTAGATCGCCAACTTGATGCAAAAGTGCCGGATGAGGTATACGAGGAGTTACTAACTCTAATCCGTAGGGAGTCGATTCTATGA
- the nusA gene encoding transcription termination factor NusA, which yields MSSELLDALTALEEQKGISRDVLIEAIEAALVTAYKRNFNQAQNVRVDLNLDTGSMVVYSRKDVVEEVEDERLEIALEDAKFINAAYEIGDIVEEEVTPRNFGRIAAQTAKQVVTQRVREAERGLIYEEYVDREDDIVTGLIERQDARNIYVSIGKVEAALPVNEQIQGEVYKPQSRVRVYITKVERTTRGPQVIVSRTHPGLLRRLFEMEVPEIYDGTVEIKSIAREAGDRSKISVYAHNEEVDPVGSCVGAKGARVQTIVNELNGEKIDIVEWSEDPIVFVANALSPSKVLDVQVNEEEKSTTVVVPDYQLSLAIGKRGQNARLAAKLTGWKIDIKSETDARELGIYPSETSTFVPREDTEEVAFDLYGDDEE from the coding sequence ATGAGTAGTGAATTACTAGATGCCCTAACTGCCCTTGAAGAGCAGAAAGGTATTTCAAGAGATGTATTAATTGAGGCGATTGAGGCGGCTTTAGTAACAGCATATAAACGCAACTTCAACCAAGCGCAAAATGTCCGTGTAGATTTAAACTTAGATACAGGTTCAATGGTTGTCTACTCACGTAAAGATGTCGTTGAAGAAGTAGAAGATGAGCGTTTAGAAATCGCTTTAGAAGACGCGAAATTTATTAATGCAGCTTATGAAATTGGTGATATCGTTGAGGAAGAAGTAACACCACGTAACTTTGGGCGTATTGCTGCACAAACGGCAAAACAAGTAGTCACTCAGCGCGTACGTGAAGCTGAGCGCGGCTTAATTTATGAAGAGTATGTAGACCGTGAAGATGATATCGTAACAGGGTTAATCGAGCGTCAAGATGCTCGTAATATTTATGTAAGCATCGGTAAAGTAGAGGCTGCACTACCTGTAAATGAGCAAATTCAAGGTGAAGTATACAAACCTCAATCTCGTGTACGTGTGTACATTACAAAAGTTGAACGTACTACTCGTGGTCCACAAGTCATTGTGTCACGTACACATCCAGGTTTATTACGCCGTCTATTTGAAATGGAAGTACCAGAAATTTATGATGGTACAGTTGAGATTAAATCGATTGCACGTGAAGCAGGCGACCGTTCGAAAATTTCAGTTTATGCCCATAATGAAGAAGTAGATCCAGTAGGTTCATGTGTTGGAGCAAAAGGTGCACGTGTTCAAACAATTGTAAACGAATTAAACGGTGAAAAAATTGACATTGTGGAATGGTCAGAAGATCCGATTGTATTCGTAGCGAATGCACTTAGCCCATCAAAAGTATTAGATGTACAAGTAAATGAAGAAGAAAAATCAACAACTGTCGTAGTACCAGATTATCAATTATCATTAGCAATTGGTAAGCGTGGTCAAAATGCTCGTTTAGCTGCAAAGTTAACTGGCTGGAAAATCGACATTAAAAGCGAAACAGATGCACGTGAATTAGGAATTTATCCTTCAGAAACAAGTACTTTTGTTCCGCGTGAAGATACAGAAGAAGTTGCATTTGATTTATATGGTGACGACGAAGAATAA
- the rimP gene encoding ribosome maturation factor RimP codes for MSKVTSIIEELVTPIVEELDLELVDIEFVKEGRDWFLRIYVDTPTGGIDILQCAQVSEKLSEKLDENDPIEQNYYLEVSSPGAERPLKKQQDFEKAIGKYIYVKTYEPVKDLKEFYGYLRAYTETYLEIEFRIKTRKVTVQIEKEKVAQARLAIDFSDKQI; via the coding sequence ATGAGTAAAGTTACGTCGATCATTGAAGAGCTAGTGACACCGATCGTTGAAGAACTTGATTTAGAATTAGTTGACATCGAGTTTGTTAAAGAAGGACGCGACTGGTTCCTTCGTATTTATGTTGACACGCCTACTGGCGGTATTGATATTTTACAATGCGCGCAAGTGAGTGAAAAGTTAAGTGAGAAACTGGATGAAAACGATCCTATCGAGCAAAACTATTACTTAGAGGTTTCTTCACCAGGTGCTGAACGTCCATTAAAAAAACAGCAGGACTTTGAAAAAGCAATTGGCAAATATATTTATGTGAAGACTTATGAACCAGTAAAGGATTTAAAAGAATTCTATGGTTATTTACGCGCATATACTGAAACATATTTAGAAATCGAATTCCGCATAAAAACACGTAAAGTAACAGTACAAATTGAAAAAGAAAAAGTTGCGCAAGCGCGTCTTGCCATCGATTTCTCAGATAAGCAAATTTAG
- a CDS encoding PolC-type DNA polymerase III, with protein MSNQEGRQKFLLLLQQLELTDNVYMSFFENGVLERVTVHKKKRVWHFKITIENILPYQVYQLLRARMAEKFAHIANVSLTVQSNNPVVTEQHLIDYWQVVIEQIADVSPLLRQNLMKQTPKWTGHKLIVTSMLEVEYLSLKAKYTDKIADSYSTFGFPNIPLEFQLVEQSDEFIAQQEAFYQQRQEEEERLSKQAMADFAIREKEKADNPSAVQNEGPFQIGSFIKNAESVEIRSILEEERSIIIEGFIFAADIKELRSGRSLLEIKISDYTDSLLVKMFSNGDEDVAKMNQISKGMWVRIRGSIQMDTFARDLVMMAKDINEIKKEPRKDTAPEGEKRVELHLHTPMSQMDAMTPVDKLVAQAAKWGHPAIAITDHAVVQAFPEAYSAGKKNGIKVIYGVEANLVDDGKPIVYDPREVALEDATYVVFDVETTGFSNVYDTIIELAAVKIKNGQVIDTFERFSNPHRKLTAKIIELTHITDDMLVNAPELNQVISEFHDFIGDAIVVAHNAAFDLGFLYVAYQNAGIDVRHPGIDTVELSRLVNPGQKSHSLKTLTKKYNIELTQHHRAIYDTEATGELFLHLLKQANDLGIQNLIEFNDHVGGEEGYKQARPSHCTILAVDDAGLKNLFKLISISHTQTFYRVPRIRRSDLQKLRQGLIVGSGCSNGELFETMMNKTPEEAERIAKFYDYLEVMPKPVYSQLVDGGTVHDEWALEDIIRRIVKLGKKLNLPVVATGNVHYLHETDAKFRQILIGSMGGANPLNRHKLPQVHFRTTDEMLKEFDFLGPDLAKEIVVTNTQLVADRIGDVKPIKDDLYTPKIEGSDDEVTSLTYEMAHRIYGENLPEIVQARIDKELKSILGHGFGVIYLISAKLVKKSLSDGYLVGSRGSVGSSLVATFMEITEVNPLPPHYVCPSCKHSEFIADGSVASGYDLPNKECPQCGEQYKKDGQDIPFETFLGFKGDKVPDIDLNFSGEYQPQAHNYTKVLFGEDYVFRAGTIGTVAEKTAYGYVKGYGSDNGITYRNAEVDRLVQGCTGVKRTTGQHPGGIIVVPDYMDIYDFSPVQFPADAQDSEWKTTHFDFHSIHDNILKLDILGHDDPTVIRMLQDLSGIDPKTIPTDDPIVMKIFSSTESLGVTEKQIGAKTGTLGIPEFGTKFVRQMLEETKPTTFSELVQISGLSHGTDVWLGNAADLIKDGTCVLKEVIGCRDDIMVYLIYQDLEPSFAFKIMESVRKGKGLSDEMEAEMRDKKVPEWYIDSCKKIKYMFPKAHAAAYVLMAVRIAWFKVHHPILYYAAYFTVRASDFDLISMTQGSVMIRKKIDEINMKGLDAAPKEKSLLTVMEIALEMCERGMNFKKIDLYKSQASEFIIEGNSLIPPFDAIPGLGTNVAKQIVEARKNGEFLSKEDLQQRGRVSKTLIEYMDELGCLEGMPDANQLSLF; from the coding sequence TTGTCAAATCAGGAAGGAAGACAGAAGTTTTTATTATTATTACAGCAACTTGAATTAACGGATAATGTCTATATGTCCTTCTTTGAAAATGGCGTATTAGAACGAGTAACAGTGCATAAAAAGAAGCGTGTTTGGCATTTTAAAATTACGATAGAAAATATATTACCGTATCAAGTGTATCAACTATTACGGGCACGTATGGCAGAGAAATTTGCCCATATTGCTAATGTTTCATTAACTGTACAATCAAATAATCCGGTCGTTACAGAGCAGCACTTAATCGACTACTGGCAAGTGGTGATAGAACAAATTGCAGATGTATCCCCGCTATTACGTCAAAATTTAATGAAGCAAACGCCAAAATGGACAGGGCATAAGTTAATTGTTACATCGATGCTTGAAGTAGAATATTTATCATTAAAGGCAAAATATACAGATAAAATTGCAGATTCTTATTCAACGTTTGGTTTCCCAAATATTCCGTTAGAGTTTCAATTAGTGGAACAATCTGATGAATTTATTGCACAGCAAGAAGCGTTTTATCAACAACGACAAGAAGAAGAAGAACGTCTATCTAAACAAGCGATGGCAGATTTTGCGATACGTGAGAAGGAAAAAGCTGATAATCCAAGTGCCGTGCAAAATGAAGGGCCGTTTCAAATTGGTTCGTTTATTAAAAATGCAGAGTCAGTGGAAATTCGTTCTATTTTAGAAGAAGAGCGTTCCATTATTATTGAAGGCTTTATTTTTGCAGCGGATATAAAGGAATTACGGAGTGGGCGTTCCTTACTTGAAATTAAAATTTCGGATTATACCGACTCTTTACTTGTGAAAATGTTCTCGAATGGTGACGAGGACGTCGCCAAAATGAATCAAATAAGTAAAGGCATGTGGGTGCGAATTCGTGGTTCAATTCAAATGGATACATTTGCACGTGATTTAGTCATGATGGCAAAAGATATTAATGAGATTAAAAAAGAACCACGAAAAGATACAGCACCTGAAGGAGAAAAACGTGTCGAGCTACATCTTCATACTCCAATGAGTCAAATGGATGCGATGACTCCTGTAGATAAGTTAGTAGCACAAGCAGCTAAATGGGGACATCCTGCAATTGCAATTACTGATCATGCTGTTGTTCAAGCTTTTCCTGAGGCTTATTCAGCAGGGAAGAAAAACGGCATTAAAGTAATTTACGGTGTTGAGGCAAATTTAGTAGATGATGGCAAGCCAATCGTTTATGATCCGAGAGAGGTCGCGTTAGAAGATGCTACTTATGTCGTATTTGACGTTGAGACAACGGGCTTTTCTAATGTCTATGACACAATTATTGAGCTAGCGGCAGTAAAAATAAAAAACGGGCAAGTTATTGATACATTTGAGCGTTTTTCAAATCCACACCGCAAGCTAACTGCGAAAATTATTGAGTTAACGCATATTACCGATGATATGTTAGTGAATGCACCTGAGCTTAATCAAGTAATTAGTGAGTTCCATGATTTCATTGGCGATGCAATCGTTGTAGCACACAATGCTGCATTTGACTTAGGCTTCCTATATGTGGCTTATCAAAATGCCGGTATCGATGTACGTCATCCAGGTATCGATACAGTGGAGCTTTCCCGCCTAGTAAACCCTGGGCAAAAATCACATAGCTTAAAAACTTTAACGAAAAAATATAATATTGAATTAACCCAACATCACCGTGCGATTTATGATACAGAAGCAACGGGAGAGCTATTTTTACATTTGTTAAAGCAAGCAAATGATTTAGGTATTCAAAATTTAATCGAGTTTAATGACCATGTAGGTGGCGAAGAAGGTTATAAGCAGGCACGACCAAGTCACTGTACAATATTAGCTGTCGATGATGCAGGTTTAAAAAATTTGTTTAAGCTTATTTCAATTTCCCATACGCAAACATTTTATCGTGTACCACGTATTCGCCGTTCAGATTTACAAAAGTTACGTCAAGGTTTAATTGTCGGTTCGGGATGTTCGAATGGGGAACTATTTGAAACAATGATGAATAAAACACCCGAGGAAGCAGAGCGAATTGCGAAGTTTTATGATTATTTAGAAGTAATGCCTAAGCCAGTCTATTCACAGCTTGTTGATGGTGGTACGGTGCATGATGAATGGGCTTTAGAGGATATTATTCGTCGTATTGTAAAGCTAGGGAAAAAATTAAATTTACCAGTTGTTGCAACAGGTAATGTACATTATTTACATGAAACGGATGCGAAATTCCGCCAAATTTTAATTGGTTCAATGGGTGGTGCAAATCCATTAAATCGACATAAATTACCGCAGGTGCATTTCCGTACGACAGATGAGATGCTGAAAGAATTTGACTTTTTAGGTCCTGATTTAGCAAAGGAAATCGTCGTTACTAATACACAACTTGTAGCAGATCGAATCGGGGATGTTAAACCGATTAAAGATGATTTATATACACCGAAAATCGAAGGCTCCGATGATGAGGTAACAAGTTTAACGTATGAAATGGCGCATCGTATTTATGGTGAAAACTTGCCAGAAATCGTTCAAGCCCGTATTGATAAAGAGTTAAAATCAATTTTAGGACATGGTTTCGGGGTAATTTATTTAATCTCAGCGAAGCTCGTAAAAAAATCATTATCTGACGGCTATTTAGTAGGTTCACGTGGTTCGGTAGGATCGTCACTAGTTGCGACATTTATGGAGATTACCGAAGTGAATCCATTGCCACCGCATTATGTGTGCCCAAGCTGTAAGCATTCAGAGTTTATAGCGGACGGTTCTGTTGCATCAGGTTACGATTTACCAAATAAGGAATGCCCGCAATGTGGGGAGCAATATAAAAAGGATGGTCAGGATATCCCGTTCGAAACTTTCCTTGGGTTCAAGGGAGATAAAGTACCTGATATTGACTTAAACTTCTCTGGTGAATACCAGCCACAGGCACATAACTATACAAAAGTACTGTTCGGTGAAGACTATGTCTTTCGTGCAGGAACAATCGGTACAGTAGCAGAAAAAACAGCCTATGGGTATGTAAAGGGCTATGGTAGTGATAACGGCATCACGTATCGTAACGCAGAAGTTGATCGTCTTGTACAAGGCTGTACAGGTGTGAAACGTACAACTGGTCAGCACCCAGGGGGAATAATTGTAGTACCAGATTATATGGACATTTACGATTTCTCGCCCGTACAATTCCCGGCAGATGCGCAGGATTCAGAATGGAAAACGACACACTTTGACTTCCATTCGATTCATGATAATATTTTGAAACTCGATATTCTTGGGCACGATGACCCGACCGTAATTCGTATGTTACAAGATTTATCTGGGATTGACCCTAAAACAATTCCAACTGATGATCCTATTGTGATGAAAATTTTTAGTTCCACTGAATCTCTAGGTGTTACGGAAAAGCAAATTGGAGCAAAAACAGGGACACTCGGAATACCAGAGTTTGGTACGAAATTCGTTCGCCAAATGCTAGAAGAAACAAAACCTACGACATTTAGTGAACTCGTACAAATTTCCGGGCTTTCTCATGGTACGGACGTATGGTTAGGAAACGCAGCAGACCTCATTAAAGATGGTACTTGTGTGTTAAAAGAAGTAATTGGCTGTCGTGATGATATTATGGTGTATTTAATTTATCAAGATTTAGAACCATCCTTTGCGTTTAAAATTATGGAGTCCGTACGTAAAGGGAAAGGCTTATCTGATGAGATGGAAGCAGAAATGCGCGATAAAAAAGTACCAGAATGGTATATCGATTCATGTAAAAAGATTAAGTACATGTTCCCGAAAGCCCATGCAGCTGCTTACGTATTAATGGCGGTACGTATTGCGTGGTTTAAAGTACATCACCCAATTCTTTATTACGCAGCATATTTTACTGTACGTGCATCAGACTTTGATTTAATCTCGATGACACAAGGCTCCGTGATGATTCGTAAAAAAATCGACGAAATTAATATGAAGGGCCTAGATGCAGCACCGAAAGAGAAGAGTTTATTGACGGTAATGGAAATTGCACTTGAAATGTGTGAGCGTGGTATGAACTTTAAGAAAATTGATTTATATAAATCACAGGCAAGTGAGTTTATTATTGAGGGGAATTCATTAATTCCACCGTTTGATGCCATTCCTGGGCTCGGAACGAACGTAGCGAAGCAAATTGTAGAAGCACGTAAAAATGGGGAATTCTTGTCGAAAGAGGACTTACAACAGCGTGGAAGAGTTTCTAAAACATTAATAGAATATATGGATGAGTTAGGGTGCCTTGAAGGAATGCCTGACGCTAATCAGCTGTCACTTTTTTAA